Proteins encoded by one window of Luteimonas yindakuii:
- the galE gene encoding UDP-glucose 4-epimerase GalE, with translation MTRRVLVCGGAGYIGSHMAKWLAAHGVEPVVLDNLSTGHREAVRFGPLVEADLLAPASLDAAFASGPFEAVMHFCARSLVGESVQQPLAYYENNVTGTLNLLQAMQRHGVDRIVFSSTAAVFGEPVSPQIDEDHPKTPINPYGASKLMVERVLADAAQAYGLRSVTLRYFNAAGASADGDIGEAHSPETHLIPNVLRAALGDGSRLRVFGDDWPTPDGTCVRDYIHVDDLAQAHWRALDYMQAHDGAHAFNLGNGRGFSVREVIAAAEAASGRPVPFDIAPRRAGDPAVLVAASDRARQVLGWAPRHTDLAAIIDSAWRWHCDPAF, from the coding sequence ATGACCCGCCGCGTACTCGTCTGCGGCGGCGCCGGCTACATCGGCAGCCACATGGCGAAATGGCTGGCGGCGCACGGGGTGGAGCCGGTGGTGCTCGACAACCTCTCCACCGGCCATCGCGAGGCGGTGCGCTTCGGGCCGCTGGTGGAGGCCGACCTGCTCGCTCCGGCCTCGCTCGACGCCGCCTTCGCGAGCGGGCCGTTCGAGGCGGTGATGCATTTCTGCGCGCGTTCGCTGGTCGGCGAATCGGTGCAGCAGCCGCTGGCGTACTACGAAAACAACGTGACCGGCACGCTGAACCTGCTGCAGGCGATGCAGCGCCATGGGGTGGACCGCATCGTGTTCTCCTCGACCGCGGCGGTGTTCGGCGAACCGGTCTCGCCACAGATCGACGAGGACCACCCGAAGACGCCGATCAATCCCTACGGCGCCAGCAAGCTGATGGTCGAGCGCGTGCTGGCCGACGCCGCACAGGCGTACGGGCTGCGTTCGGTAACGCTGCGCTACTTCAACGCCGCCGGGGCCAGCGCCGACGGCGATATCGGCGAGGCCCACTCGCCCGAAACCCACCTGATTCCCAACGTGCTGCGTGCGGCGCTTGGTGACGGCAGCCGCCTCAGGGTGTTCGGTGACGACTGGCCCACGCCCGACGGCACCTGCGTGCGCGACTACATCCACGTCGACGACCTCGCCCAGGCGCACTGGCGGGCCCTCGACTACATGCAGGCCCACGACGGCGCGCATGCGTTCAACCTCGGCAACGGTCGCGGGTTCTCGGTACGCGAGGTGATCGCCGCGGCGGAAGCGGCCAGCGGACGCCCGGTGCCGTTCGATATCGCGCCGCGTCGTGCCGGTGATCCGGCGGTGCTGGTCGCCGCCAGCGACCGCGCACGGCAGGTACTGGGCTGGGCGCCGCGGCATACCGATCTCGCCGCGATCATCGACAGCGCGTGGCGCTGGCATTGCGACCCTGCGTTCTAA
- a CDS encoding c-type cytochrome, whose protein sequence is MRNYDLDFLKKFSLVILFLIVVTGGLIGLAWWLHGTIPAQEPESVTRQRLERIAPVADVYAGSTGAAAQAAASVAAAAQAASQVAYGGTLDGAVIYKNLCAGCHTSGAGGAPTLVRAQWTARLGQGTDTLHRHAIEGFTGAAGVMPARGGNPALSDEQVVASVDWMIENLQ, encoded by the coding sequence GTGCGCAATTACGATCTCGATTTCCTGAAGAAATTCTCTTTGGTGATCCTGTTCCTGATCGTGGTCACTGGTGGCCTGATCGGACTTGCGTGGTGGCTGCACGGCACGATCCCGGCGCAGGAGCCCGAGAGCGTGACGCGACAGCGGCTCGAGCGCATCGCCCCGGTCGCCGATGTCTACGCCGGCTCCACCGGCGCTGCCGCACAGGCCGCGGCGTCGGTCGCGGCGGCCGCCCAGGCGGCCTCGCAGGTGGCCTATGGCGGCACCCTCGACGGCGCCGTCATCTACAAGAACCTCTGCGCCGGCTGCCACACCAGTGGCGCCGGTGGCGCGCCCACGCTGGTGCGCGCGCAGTGGACGGCGCGCCTCGGCCAGGGCACCGACACCCTGCACCGCCATGCGATCGAGGGCTTCACCGGTGCCGCGGGCGTGATGCCGGCGCGCGGCGGCAACCCCGCGCTGAGCGACGAGCAGGTGGTCGCCTCGGTCGACTGGATGATCGAAAACCTGCAGTAA
- a CDS encoding ExeM/NucH family extracellular endonuclease gives MSQRHPPFHRTALAALVLVLSGCAGTSTKPPSAAGVVAIGEVQGRAARSPLEGSVVTVEGVVTGAFSTGLGGWFVQDAGDGDAHTADGLFVLEGVDGPRAGTRVRIRGEVVEHGDDGGPTLTALVPQVVDILGDAPLPPAVRLQAPPHDWSQHEGMRVRIDVPLTISGHHELERRGVLLASFEGRLHAPTEVVAPGEAARVAAADNARRSLLLDDASAESPAQVWYLPAQAPRSGSRIGAGTEGIVDIRWGQPRLQLTAPLQLDAAPRPQPPRVAGGLRLAALNLENLFNGDGHGGGFPTPRGARTQAEFEVQLARHVATIHALDADIVALMELENDGDGADSAVAALVSALNAEAGAWRFVANAPIAGGDAIRVGMLYRGDRVRVHGRPAALLDGPFAHGSRPPLAQAFVPVAGGPALVVVANHFKSKGCGSASGAAADQGDGQSCWNATRTAAARALHAWLDTDPTGAGSALTAIVGDLNAYAQEDPLRVLHDAGWQDAFAVAGVERPYSYVFNGQAGRLDHALLSPALAARLAGAAHWHVNADEPASLGYRNDPARTPWRSSDHDPLLLGFHLSQSH, from the coding sequence ATGTCCCAACGTCACCCCCCGTTCCACCGCACGGCCCTGGCCGCGCTGGTGCTTGTGCTCTCCGGCTGTGCCGGCACCTCGACCAAGCCGCCGTCCGCCGCTGGCGTCGTTGCGATCGGCGAGGTGCAGGGCCGGGCCGCGCGCAGTCCGCTGGAGGGCTCGGTGGTGACGGTCGAGGGTGTGGTCACCGGTGCGTTTTCCACCGGGCTTGGCGGCTGGTTCGTGCAGGATGCGGGTGATGGCGACGCGCACACGGCCGACGGTCTGTTCGTGCTCGAGGGCGTCGACGGCCCGCGCGCCGGCACGCGGGTGCGCATCCGCGGTGAGGTGGTCGAGCACGGTGATGACGGCGGGCCCACCCTCACCGCACTGGTGCCGCAGGTGGTGGACATCCTCGGCGATGCACCGCTGCCGCCAGCGGTGCGCCTGCAGGCGCCGCCCCACGACTGGTCGCAGCACGAGGGCATGCGCGTGCGCATCGACGTGCCACTGACCATCAGCGGCCATCACGAACTCGAGCGCCGCGGCGTGTTGCTGGCGAGTTTCGAGGGTCGTCTGCACGCACCCACCGAAGTGGTCGCGCCCGGCGAGGCTGCGCGCGTCGCGGCCGCCGACAATGCGCGTCGCAGCCTGCTGCTCGACGATGCCAGCGCCGAATCTCCTGCACAGGTCTGGTACCTGCCGGCGCAGGCGCCGCGCAGCGGCAGCCGGATCGGGGCGGGTACGGAAGGCATCGTCGACATCCGCTGGGGCCAGCCGCGGCTGCAGCTCACCGCACCGCTGCAGCTCGACGCCGCGCCGCGGCCGCAGCCACCCCGCGTCGCCGGCGGCCTGCGCCTGGCGGCGCTGAACCTGGAGAACCTGTTCAATGGCGACGGCCATGGCGGCGGCTTCCCGACTCCGCGCGGCGCGCGCACGCAGGCCGAATTCGAGGTGCAGCTGGCACGCCACGTCGCCACCATCCACGCACTCGATGCCGACATCGTCGCGCTGATGGAACTGGAGAACGACGGCGACGGCGCGGATTCCGCGGTGGCCGCGCTGGTGTCCGCACTCAACGCCGAGGCCGGCGCGTGGCGCTTTGTTGCCAACGCGCCGATTGCCGGCGGGGATGCGATCCGGGTCGGCATGCTCTATCGCGGTGACCGCGTGCGCGTGCACGGCCGGCCCGCAGCGCTGCTGGACGGGCCCTTCGCCCATGGCAGCCGCCCGCCGCTGGCCCAGGCCTTCGTGCCGGTCGCCGGCGGACCGGCGCTGGTGGTGGTCGCCAACCACTTCAAGTCGAAGGGCTGCGGCAGTGCCAGTGGTGCCGCTGCCGACCAGGGCGACGGGCAGTCGTGCTGGAACGCCACCCGGACGGCAGCGGCGCGTGCGCTGCACGCGTGGCTCGACACCGACCCCACCGGTGCCGGCAGCGCACTCACCGCCATCGTCGGCGACCTCAATGCCTATGCGCAGGAGGATCCGCTGCGCGTGCTGCATGACGCCGGCTGGCAGGACGCATTCGCGGTGGCCGGGGTCGAGCGTCCCTACAGCTATGTGTTCAACGGCCAGGCCGGCCGGCTCGACCATGCACTGCTGAGTCCGGCGCTGGCCGCACGGCTGGCCGGTGCCGCGCACTGGCACGTCAATGCCGACGAGCCTGCTTCGCTCGGTTACAGAAACGATCCGGCACGCACGCCGTGGCGCAGTTCCGACCACGACCCGCTGCTGCTGGGCTTCCACCTGTCGCAATCGCACTAG
- a CDS encoding alpha/beta hydrolase: protein MHIPDFPSESTTLTLAGPAGALEVAVDPPDADVPARPLVAVVCHPLPTEGGTMHNKVVTIAARALRELGATTVRFNFRGTGASAGGFDHGNGEQDDLRAVVAWVRAQRPDAALWLAGFSFGAYVSLRMAAELEPGMLISIAPPAGRWDFDAIELPACPWLVVQGEADEIVDPQAVYDWLETSGAEAELVRMPDTSHFFHRKLMDLRGAIKHGVRAHLPAPVAGS, encoded by the coding sequence ATGCATATCCCTGATTTCCCGAGTGAATCGACCACCCTGACCCTTGCCGGGCCGGCCGGCGCGCTGGAAGTGGCGGTGGACCCGCCCGATGCCGACGTACCCGCGCGCCCGCTGGTCGCGGTGGTCTGCCATCCGCTGCCCACCGAGGGCGGCACCATGCACAACAAGGTGGTGACGATCGCCGCACGTGCGCTGCGCGAACTGGGCGCGACCACGGTGCGCTTCAACTTCCGCGGCACCGGCGCCTCCGCAGGCGGGTTCGACCACGGCAACGGTGAACAGGACGACCTGCGTGCGGTGGTGGCGTGGGTGCGCGCGCAGCGCCCGGACGCCGCGCTGTGGCTGGCCGGTTTCAGCTTCGGTGCCTATGTCAGCCTGCGCATGGCGGCCGAGCTCGAACCCGGCATGCTCATCTCCATCGCGCCGCCGGCCGGACGCTGGGACTTCGATGCCATCGAACTGCCGGCGTGCCCGTGGCTGGTGGTGCAGGGCGAGGCCGACGAGATCGTCGACCCGCAGGCCGTCTACGACTGGCTGGAAACCTCCGGCGCCGAGGCCGAACTGGTGCGCATGCCCGACACCAGCCACTTCTTCCACCGCAAGCTGATGGACCTGCGCGGCGCGATCAAGCACGGCGTGCGCGCCCACCTGCCCGCACCGGTCGCGGGGTCATGA